One Branchiostoma lanceolatum isolate klBraLanc5 chromosome 18, klBraLanc5.hap2, whole genome shotgun sequence DNA window includes the following coding sequences:
- the LOC136424550 gene encoding A disintegrin and metalloproteinase with thrombospondin motifs adt-1-like, with the protein MLLYAELEAWNAWTECSEPCLGQSYRSRVRRSVLETWNAWTECSEPCLGQSYRSRVRRSELETWNAWTECSEPCLGQSYRSRVRRSELETWNAWTECSEPCLGQSYRSRVRRCIYPNDPYGELPPVGSCSGSMYDQQNCDLTSEWDLWSSWSYCPCNAIPNLTKRARWRGCIDSDHLGILYVDDFNCGAGATTQSKLCLQEDIPASYYQWSSWGEWTPCPDLCLHDPTVITSRYRVCTYLYNGQVAHQLLCGIDFYQSEACPKVPCNGTYVPEEFGRTYYSYLVF; encoded by the exons ATGCTACTTTATG CTGAGCTGGAGGCTTGGAATGCCTGGACGGAGTGCTCGGAGCCGTGCCTGGGGCAGTCGTACCGCAGCAGGGTGCGCCGCT CTGTGTTGGAGACCTGGAATGCCTGGACGGAGTGTTCGGAGCCGTGCCTGGGGCAGTCGTACCGCAGCAGGGTTCGCCGCT CCGAGCTGGAGACCTGGAATGCCTGGACGGAGTGTTCGGAGCCGTGTCTGGGGCAGTCGTACCGCAGCAGGGTCCGCCGCT CCGAGCTGGAGACCTGGAATGCCTGGACGGAGTGCTCGGAACCGTGCCTGGGCCAGTCGTACCGCAGCAGGGTCCGCCGCTGTATCTACCCGAACGACCCTTACGGAGAACTGCCCCCTGTCGGCAGCTGTTCCGGGAGCATGTACGACCAGCAGAACTGCGACCTGACAT CTGAGTGGGACCTATGGAGCAGTTGGAGCTACTGCCCGTGTAACGCCATCCCCAACCTGACCAAGCGGGCCCGTTGGAGGGGCTGTATCGACAGCGACCACCTGGGAATCCTGTACGTAGACGACTTCAACTGTGGGGCGGGCGCGACCACTCAGTCTAAACTGTGTCTGCAGGAGGACATCCCGGCAT CTTACTACCAGTGGAGCTCGTGGGGCGAGTGGACGCCATGCCCGGACCTCTGTTTGCATGACCCTACCGTGATCACCTCCCGCTACCGGGTCTGCACTTATCTGTACAACGGGCAGGTGGCGCACCAGCTGCTTTGCGGGATAGACTTCTACCAGAGCGAGGCGTGCCCGAAGGTCCCAT GTAACGGCACTTATGTTCCTGAGGAATTCGGTAGGACATATTACAGTTATCTAGTGTTCTAG
- the LOC136424548 gene encoding cysteine-rich motor neuron 1 protein-like, giving the protein MTSLGDSGNCPDLDCETTCTRGFKVERGYDGCLRCQCLNAQTIAEEAYGAAIDHDEARARMCPAHLLCVGSCDTGYARNEHGCLTCECNTPVCAAVVCELDCPGGLAKDAYGCELCQCSLFDEGFCTHHGQHYKNGQKFLSDCEGEGGCCEMVCRCMDNHVTCETICPAVVMTASAECPSPVLLDIPEVCCQQYGCNDDDKANVRRDLGLVMAQLTAGDCVSINDTCDLHCLDGFAKNRLGCDICQCSTVDPGSCISNGNVYRNGQSFIHMDNCDQRCVCNDGDVSVL; this is encoded by the exons atgacgtcacttgGAGACT CCGGAAACTGCCCTGACCTTGACTGTGAGACGACGTGTACCCGCGGGTTCAAAGTTGAGCGGGGGTACGACGGCTGTCTGCGCTGTCAGTGTCTCAATGCACAAACCATCGCCGAGG AGGCGTACGGAGCAGCCATTGACCACGACGAAGCCAGGG cTCGTATGTGCCCGGCCCACCTGCTATGCGTGGGGTCATGTGACACCGGGTACGCCCGTAACGAGCACGGCTGTCTGACATGCGAGTGTAACACGCCAG TGTGCGCGGCGGTGGTTTGTGAACTGGACTGTCCGGGAGGCCTCGCGAAGGACGCCTACGGGTGCGAACTGTGCCAGTGTTCGCTGTTTG ACGAAGGCTTCTGCACGCACCACGGACAGCACTATAAGAACGGGCAGAAGTTCCTGTCCGActgtgagggggaggggggctgctgcGAGATGGTCTGCCGGTGCATGGACAACCACGTCACCTGCGAGACCATCTGCCCTGCTGTTGTTATG ACTGCCAGTGCTGAATGCCCGTCCCCTGTTCTACTGGACATCCCGGAAGTGTGCTGCCAACAGTACGGCTGCAACGATGACGACAAGGCAAACGTCAGGAGGGACTTGGGCCTGGTCATGGCACAAC TGACAGCAGGCGACTGTGTGAGTATTAACGACACGTGTGATCTCCACTGTCTGGACGGGTTCGCCAAGAACCGACTCGGCTGTGACATCTGCCAGTGTTCCACTGTCG ACCCAGGGTCCTGTATCAGTAACGGTAACGTGTACAGGAATGGGCAGTCGTTCATCCACATGGACAACTGTGATCAGCGCTGTGTCTGCAATGATGGGGACGTGAGTGTTTTATGA